From Triticum aestivum cultivar Chinese Spring chromosome 7B, IWGSC CS RefSeq v2.1, whole genome shotgun sequence:
GGGAATTACACATTTTTAGttaagttcatcattattcataaCCAAAATTTTAAATAGCGGATTATGACAATAGTCTTGCTAAATCTCAGTTGACTGAGATCTAGTCACACCCAATAACAAACAGCGCAAAAATAGTGCGTTAATGGGGTGCTAAACGGTTTGGTGTGATTTTGTAGACTGAAAAAGATCAAGAAGACATACACATTGCACAATCTACATAGGGGAACTAATTGCTTCTAGTTAAGTCAATTAACCATTCATCATGAAGTGCAAACAAAAGCTTTAAATAGCAGGCTATGGTAAATAGCGACAAAAAGAGGGTGCTAAATTGCGCTATAGCGTGAACTGGCGGTAAATGGTGCTAAACGGCTTAGTACAATGCCACTCCAAACGGTATAACGCCGagatagcgcgctatttaaaactacAATGTAAACTAAAAAGATCAAGAACGGATGTACATTGCCGAGGAAGCCGGGGACGATGCCGGTGTGGCGGGAGCGATCGTGGATGTTGTCGGCCCACACGATGGTAGCGTTGATGGTGCCGTGGAGCCGCAGATGCGCCATTGCTTGCTAGCTCCTTGGATCTCAAGACGTACGCTAAGGAGAATGGAGGATGTGGTGGTGACTGCTGGGCACGCTGCTTCACTAGCTAGCTAGGATGGTGGCACGAAGGGTGTTGCTAGGCAGTACATTTATAGCCGGCACAGGTCCAAGGAGAAAGATGCTTCAAGAGATACGTTTAGATTGAGATCTGGAGGCTAAGTTCATCGATTTTTGCTTCAGATCAGCAGCGTTCACAAGGAGGTGCAGCTTGCATGCCCATGTGATTTGTATATGTTAATTCATCATGTGCCACTTGCATGGCTAGTTGCCAAAATTACCTAGCGCCCAATTGGTTTATAGGTTAATAATGTGTCACTTGCATGCATGGCTAGTTGCGTCAGTCACACGTGCTAAACCTTGGAAAGCATGCCGGCCACTTGGCTAGTTGCCATTCAAATTACCTAGCACCTATTCACAATGGCGGTTTTCTTTTTTGGTTGGGAAGGATCTGCCAGAGTTGCTCTAAGATGTAGATTCAAGATGGGACATGCTTTACACACAGATATCATTGCAGCAGATGGGGTTGAGGCAACTTGCCAAGCAGCACATGATCAGCATATAAAAACCAATTGGCTGCACCTCCTTATGGACACTGCGGATCTGAAGTAAGTGTTGTTTAACTTAGCCTCCAGCTTTCAGCTTACACTTGCAGCAAGGTGCAGAATATATGCATGTGAAGCAAAGCTAGATAACCAAAGTCCTAGCAAGCTAGTTTTGCAGCTCGTAATCACATGTGTAGTTAAATTATGAATGCCTGCATTGATGAATCTGATCAATTAGACTCATTAAAAGCTAAATATATCAAAACTTAAGGTGAAAATAATAATATTGGACTTCTCATGCATTAATAATAAGTTGTGCTTGTTTCCAATGGTTTCCACGTGTCTGAAAAAGTAACGGCCAAACAAGCATGTTAAagactttttttatttttaataagtcggataagagcaagtacaataacaTGCTTATAACCCGCTTACATGGGAATTTAGCCTATGTGGACGAGAGAGACATGAAAAATTAAGGGGAGTGGGGTCTCATGCAAAAGCGTAGCTATATATATGCGGATTCCTAAGTtgatacaataaatatgaagaaagagatagagagaaggtgAGAAAAATTAGTACTCTTATAGCTAATTATAGCTAACCTTATTTTATGAGTGGCTATAAGTGGTGGCTATAAGGATGTAGTTAGCGTCAAGATGGGGCTTTCTGCATAGTTCGGTCTAGCACGTGCGATTGAGGGAAGTGGCACATGACTAACCTATAAACCAATTGAACAATTGGGTGCTATAGGTAATTTGATGAATGACATCTAGCCATGCAAGTGGCACATGATGGATTAACCAATAAATCACTTGGCTAACTGGGCGCTAGGTGATTTGAATAGGATCCACAGCTGCACCTTGATCCTTGTGGACGCGGCTGATCTGAAAGCAAGAATCGATGAACTTAGCCTAAAGATCGGATATGCTTTACGCGCAGATCATTGCAGCAGACAAGATTGAGGCAACTTGCCAAGTGGCACATGATTAGCATATAAACCAATTGGCCGATTGGGCGTCGGTTGTATGAATAGGATCCATATGACTGCACCTCCTTATGGACACTGCAGATCTGAAGTGAGAGTTGTTTAACTTAGCCTCCAGCTCTCAGTTCACACTTGAAGCAAGGTGCAGAATATGTGCATGTGAAGCAAAGCTAGGTCTTAATTCTTAGCAAACTAGTTTTGCAGCTCGTAATCACATGCGTAACAGGATAAGGATGTAGCTAGCGTCAAGATGGGGCTTTCGGCAGAGTTCGGTTTAGCACGTGCGACTGAGGCAACTAGCCATGCAAGTGGCACATGATATATTAACCTATAAACCAATTGGCTAATGTTGAAGCATCTAATTTATCCTCCAGCCCTCGATATCCACACGCACTGCACATGTTGAAGCATCTTTCTCGTTGGACCTGTAGCGGCTATAAGTGCACTGCCTAGCAACACCTCGAATTGGCCAATAGCTAATTTCAGTAGCAGGATCCACTAGATGCAGTGCCTAGAATCGATTGAGGCAACTAGCCAAGTGGCACTGGCACATGCCATATATAATTCATTTGGCCAATTGGGCGCAAGGTAATTGGATGCAGGTCTGATCTGAAGCAAGAATCCATGAACTTAGCCTCCATCTCTCAATCTGCACGTACCGGCCGGCTATAAATGCACTGCCTAGCAACACCTTTGAGACACCATCCAAGTGAAGCAGCTTGCTCACCGGTCACCACCACATCCTTCATTCCCATTCTCCTTACCGGTCCAAGGAGCAAGCAATGGCGAATCTGCGGCTCCACGGCACCATCAATGCCACCATCGTGGGGGCCGACAACATCCACGACCGCTCCCGCCACACCGGCATTGTCCCCGGTTTCCTCGGCAATGTACGTCAGCTGGGTGTCTCGTTGGTCTTTTCATTTTTCTTTACACCAAAGTTAGCTTCGCTATATATGTCACTAAAGAGCCCTCCCTTTAAATCTTTGCATTGTTAGTGCTAAATTGAAAATGCCGCTAAAACTTGCTATTTTCTGCTGTAGTACTAAATCTGGAGTCATTTAGCGGCGCTATAAGTTGCTATTGGACCAAAACTTTCTAGGCTTTTCGAAAACCTCGTCGCAGCGGCCCAAATTTCTACCTCATTCTTCCTTCTTGTTATATATATtgagggagcaactagttaacgagcactCCTTCGGGAGCCTTGCAACGATCAGCgacacttggcgcgctctcagccattcgccacgtgtcgcgctctggacgctccctccgggttttttttatttttccgcacgcgtttttgtCTTTTAaaattttttttgggttttttcgaTGTTTTGATTTccccccggtctttcttagcttttcgagaaaaaaaattgcgcgaaaaaaacatgttttctgctTTTTTTTCTTTCCCGAGAGTCACGGTTATGCTTTCGCGAGTCACGaccatgcctctcggaaagggaaaaataaaacacgttttctgttgttttttcttttgcgagagtcacgattttgcttccgcgagaggctcggttgtgctttcgcgagagtcacggccgtgcctctcggaaagggaaaaacaaaacgcgttttcttttttttttctttcgcgagagtcacggttttgcttccgtgagaggcacggttgtgcttttgcaagagtcacggccgtgcctctcggaaagggaaaaaaatacgcgttttctgttttttttctttcacgagagtcacgattttgctttcgcgagaggcacggttgtgctttcgcgagagtcacggccgtgcctctcggaaacagaaaaaaaaCGCGCTTTCTGGTTTTTTTCCTTTCACGatagtcacggttttgcttccatgagaggcatggttgtgattttgcgagaggcacggacgtgcctcttttggaaagggaaaataaccatgctcccggttcggtttttcgcCCGTTTTTTCTGCTGTAGTACTAAATCTGGAGTCATTTAGCGGCGCTATAAGTTGCTATTGGACCAAAACTTTCTAGGCTTTTCGGAAACCTCGTCGCAGCGGCCCAAATTTGTACCTCATTCTTtcttcttgttatatatatattgaTGCAAAACTTGGTTAATGAATTAGGATGCCTTATCAGTGCTCGAATGTTTTAGTGTGAACATTTATATGCAAGTATATGGATATATCACATGTGATGCATGATTGCATGCATACTTttttcatttattattattattattttagaaATGCTAAATGGGCTTAGCTTCGCTATAACTTTTCAGAGTTTTTGACAGAGCCGTCGCTAAATGACATAGCATGCTATTCAAAACTATGACTCTGCCTACACTCTGAATTATCGACTTAACTAAAAGCTATTCCCGTACATAGATTGTGCAAGGTGTCCAAGAGACGACGGGTTTGGGCAAGGGCCTGCCGCGGGTGTACGCGGCCATCTACCTCGGCAGTGCGTGCGTTGCCCGGACGCGTACCATCGCCGTCCCTTCAACCGGAATCGCGCGATGGAACGAGCCGCTCCGCGCCTACTGCGCCCACCACGCCGCCGACGTCGTCATCTCTGTGATGATCGAGCAGCTTGGCCTCGCCGACGACACAGTCCTCGGCAGCGCCTACCTGCCCGCTCTGGAGCTCCTCAACAGCGACGACACAATCAACCGCTGGTTCGACGTCCTTGGCGCCAACAGAAAGAAGCTCTGGGATGGGCCCAAGATACACGTGCAGATCAACTTCCGCGATGTCGCTGACCAAGGCCTGGCGTGGGGCGGCGGCATCGGCATCGGCGGCGCCAAGGTGCCCCACACCTTCTTCTCGCAGAGGACGGGGTGCAGGGTCACCCTGTACCAGGACGCGCATGCGTCTGAGGAGTTCGACCCCAAGATCCAGCTCGACGGCGGCGGGCTCTACAAGCCCGGGCACTGCTGGGAAGACCTGTACGACGCCATCAGCAATGCCCGGCATCTGGTGTACATCACCGGCTGGTCGGTGTTCCCCCACATCACGCTGGTGCGTGACGGGAACCAGCAGGAAACCCTTGGCGAGCTCCTGAAGCGCAAGGCCAACGAGGGCGTGCACGTGCTCCTGCTCGTGTGGAACGACGTCTCCTCCATTGAAGGCTTGTATGAAGCCGGCCTCTTGGGCACGAGGGACGAGGTGACGGCCAAGTACTTCCGCGGCAGCCGCGTGCAGTGCGTCCTCTGCCCGAGGAACATGTACGTTAGAGGCTACATCTTCGACGCCAAGCGGCCTACCGACTCCATATTTTACAGCCACCACCAGAAGGCAATTGTCGTCGACCAGGAGCTGTCGTCGTCGTCGGACGGGCACCGCCAGATCGTCAGCTTCGTCGGCGGCCTCGACGTGAGCTATGGACGCTATGACACGCAGTCCCACTCCCTGTTCAGGACACTGGGCACGGGGCAGGCACACAGCCAGGACTTCAACCAAGTCAACTTCAGGGACGAGTCTGCGACGCTCGAGAAGGGCGGGCCCAGGGAGCCATGGCACGACATCCACACCAAGCTCGAGGGCCCCGTGGCATGGGACGTGCTCCACAACTTCGAGCAGCGATGGAGGATACAAGGCGGTGACAAGGAGCACCTGGTCGACCTTGTAGCCATCGAGGGCAAGGTCGCACCGTCCTCATTGCCAGTGACACTCCCCGGCGACCAGGAGGCGTGGAGTGTGCAGCTGTTCCGGTCCATTGACAACATGGCCACCGTGGGCTTCCCCGACTCCATGGAGGCTGCCTACGAGGCCGGCCTCGTCCAGGACAAGCACCATGTGTTCGAGAGGAGCATCCAGGACGCCTACATCCACGCAATACGTGCCGCAAAGAACTTCATCTACATCGAGAACCAGTACTTCATCGGCAGTTCCTTCCAGTGGAAGTCCGGCGTTGGCATAGATCCGGCGGCAGTCCAGGCGAATCACACGATCCCTAGAGAGCTCTCGCTCAAGATCGTGAGGAAGATCGAGGCCGGTGAGCGCTTCGCGGTCTACGTCGTGGTGCCCATGTGGTCGGAGGGCTACCCTACGCATATGTACAGGCAGGCGATGCTGGACAACCAGAGGAGGACCATGTCCATGATGTACAACGACATTGCCGCTGCGCTGCAGGCCAAGAACATAGACGCTGATCCCAGGGACTACCTTACCTTCTTCTGCTTAGGGAACCGCGAGGCGAGGAACCCAGAGGGCGGCGAATACCAGCCTGCGAAAGGCCCAAAGGACGGCACGGACTATGCCAAGGCGCAGAACGCACGCCGGTTCATGATCTACGTTCACTCCAAAATGATGATAGGTACGTAATATTTCTCCTCCGTTATTATCTACTTGCATTGCATTGCTTCAATCACCTTGATAGCTAACTAATATGTACCTCTCGTCTTGTTCAGTTGATGACGAGTACATCATTGTCGGATCTGCCAACCTCAACGAGCGGTCCATGGCGGGGAACAGGGACACCGAGATCGCCATTGGCGCGTACCAGCCGCACCGCATCAACACCGATACCGAGCTCGCCAAAGGGCACATCCATGGCTTCCGGATGTCGCTCTGGTACGAGCACCTCGGCAAGACGCACGACGACTTCCTCCGCCCGGGGAGCCTAGAATGCGTGCGGAGGGTCAACAAGATGGCTGATGAGTACTGGAACCTCTACGTCGGCGACGAGCTTACAGGGGACCTCCCAGGCCACCTGCTCACCTACCCCGTCGCCGTAAGCAAGGCCGGCACGACCTGGATGATACCGGGATTCGAATTCTTCCCTGACACACAGGCCCGCGTCCTTGGTAAGCCAACTGGACATGACGATTATTACATGAGCACATAGATGGAGCCAGGTTTGCTAGCTGCTCCTAGCTAGTAGTGGTGTTTGATTAGTTCTGGCACGTCAGCTTTCTTAGTTACTAGTAGAATTTAGTTACTATTTTCCTAAAACTATTTCCCGTTTTCTGTTAGCTAGTTCGTTAGCGTGGACCGCGATTTGTGCGAGCCATGCCTTTGTACCGTGAGCAGGCAGTTCACACGTTTTCCTTTTCATGAATAAATGGAGGAAGAAATGAGAAAACACTCTCTCGATAAGTGATTGCCATCGCCGCAGTTCATTAAGCTAGATTGTACCATTCATCTTCACCTGTTGATGCATTGTTTTATCTATAGAAAGAACGATATGTGATTGTTTCCGATCAGGATATGTTTTTGATGCGTTGTATAATTTGTCAAAGATATATAAGCACAACAAGAAATATAATTAATCTGTCTCATCAAGCTTAGGCTTGCATTTACCCTATAAGATTGTGCGAGTTGATAATCTGGTCTTAACTTCTCTTCACTTCAAACGAGAGAGGTatagctaaactgaaacagaatGTAAATCAGATCTATATTTCATCTTTCATCTGAGTACATGTAACTATCTGTTATTATTAATTGAGTTATACATTCatttgcaaaaataataataaaggtAGTACATTAGTGCATCAAACAAAAGCAGATGAGATGTACATATATAAATATTGCAAAAAGTTTTCTAGGCTTCtcctgatttatttattttcacttGAAAGGGGATGCGTACAAGGTGTGGTTCTGGCTAAATCAGCCAGAAATAAGCGTGGGTGGGAATCAAGCTCACCACTGCCAGCAAGTTGCTCAGCTAGGGTTTTGAGTCAGGTTGGTCCGATCGACACTGGTTCTTTTCCCCGCAAATACAACATGACAAGATACTACTCCGTTCGTCCCATAATTGAAGCACATATCAAATATTACTCTGTAAGCATTTTAAAATTCATAAATAAATCGTAAAATATGCACTAAATAAGTCATCACACCTTATTTCTCTGGAAAAGGGACTGAAATAGCGATGACCTTCTTCTCTGTAGAAAGGTTACTGGAAAAGAGATGCAATGTTTCCTGTCCTCTCTGTTATACAACAATTCTACAATTAAAATATGTAAACTTATCAATTCTACAGAAAAACTTTCAGATATTCTGTGGCATCCACTTATTGAGTTACAGTGTATGCACAACCGAACAACTAAACAGTTGAGGAAGCTCGGCATTCTGACAACCCACGGTAGTACGTTATTCGCTTTGCCGAAAGAGTTTGAACCCGCAAGCCTGAAAGCTGAATGCAGCCCCATTATTCAGAGGATGTTATTGCAATCTTTTGAACATTAAATTCTTTGGCTGCTATATAAAGCTGGCTAGCCGATTCATTGGTACTACCTTGGCAATTGTGGATTTTCAATCCATGAGTCAACGTCATTGCCCCCAAGGCCCCAACTAAGTCAAGCATCCATGAGCCTTAGATCTTGCGCTGGTCGCCAATTTAAAAGGCGCTAGACTGTTTACTAAACTAAACTAATCACAGTTATGTTAGTAAAGCATGCCATTGAGCCACACTATAAACAACACCAGTCGGCTTCAGATCTCGTGCTGGCGGTGTCGCAGTCTTCAAGGCCCGTGCACGTGACCATCGCGCAAAAGTGAAACAAAACATGATACTTTCTGTCTCTTCCTCGTGGTTTGTTAGTAGGCAGAAAGAGTTAAGTTGTCTCtaggggaagaaagaaaagaacTAGTGGTTGGTGAAGATGGGGAATGAAACAACTAGTGGTTGTTGAAGATGGGGAAAGAACACATGAAGATTGTGGCCTTTTTACCCTGTTCTGCTACCATGGTACAGTAATCTGCAACCATGAGCATGAGTACCACTACCAGTTCACTGCAATAATATTGAGTAGATGTCTGTGATAGATGTGGCTTAGTTATCCATAATGTTGATCGAGGTATGAAGTATCCTTGTGTCTCAGTGGGTAAAAAATCCACATGTCTCTAATCCTATAATTCCAATCGTTTCAGTCTATTCAAACAGTCCATCGAATTTCGCCAGAGAAATGAAACAATACATCAATGATGAGTTGATGACAGGTAAAACAAAACAGGATGCGAATTAAAAGTACCTTCCTTGATGCAGTCGACGTCGACGAGAAGTTGTTCCTGCAATTTTTGCAGATAATATAATTCACCCTCCAGCAAACAAAACACATAATGGAGGAAACTTGGTTTGGGGGAATTGATTTGTTGGTCCGTAGTGTACCTAGGGTTCCTGGATGCAGTAGGCCAGTAGCCGAGCTCCCTGCGCTGCGGGGTCAAAGGTGTCGTCAGTGAAGCTATAGGGCAAGAAGACCCCGCGGCCGATAGGGCAAGAAGACCCCGCGGACGCAAGCGAAGGGTACAACCGAGGAGAAGGTCCTGCCGCCATGGCCGTGGGGATGCAGATGGGGACGGAGACGGAGACCAGCCCGAGCAGGAGGGAAGGGTTGGGGGTGGAGGAGACGGTGGGGGTGCTCTCGCTCTCGATGAAAGGGGAGGCGAAGGAGAAGGTGGAAACTCCCATCGCCAGTGTCGCCGGAGCAGGAGGGGACAGCGGAGATGCACAACCTCTCCTAGAGCGCCTATACAGCGCTTCGGGCGCCCTGAATCGCGCTGCCGCTCGCGCGGATCGGAAGGTGGGCCGCGGCCCACTAGCGTTTACCGGCTGGCTTGTTCCTCTAGAACGGTAGATTTCGCGAGATTGTCTAAAAAAAGGCGGTTCTTAAAAAAAGGTGGTTTGGAGAAAAAAAAAGAGTACCAGGTGGTTtggatgattgtgctgaaagattaaTTTTTTTTcgtcatccttgtgaactttgcaatgaacatggttatttaaatctccaatgctatttgtttcatgatcaaatcgtgtccaaaaactATAATAAcctgattacccttgagcatcatgaagagcttagtcttcttttggggtatgaagaaatgaaacgtataactaagggtatacCGAAATTTAATCTCAATAGTtctcttgattttgatctagaggaaatttatatgttttgtgcggtaaattgcattgagaatccttatattgccaactatttaaagacaagaaaacaaacggagtatgaagagagtactaatgaaaggaaAAGTATTTCCCAATACCCTTTTAGTGTTTactatgatgaatcaggtaacgaggaggagcttcctatccaatcaatctcttcaacaagaagcccgaaaaaattgattaaacccacacgtgaggtggtgaagaagacaaagaaaaaaagaaaaagtagaggtaaaaaggtaactctccgaagtaatattgctcctatcaccattgtgcctcatgaaagtgaatcaaatatgttgatggagaatgatgatattgagtatgattttgtgatgcctaatacttgttgtaatgattatgCTTGAGAAGACAATGATGTCttctatgatcttgaaaatctttttggcacttgctatGAAGattatgataataatgtttgctatactatcactactaggaaaaaggctactagcagcgagggtaaaatggctactagcaaCGCCGGTACCCGCACTACTAGTATcacgctacagctaatagttagtagtagcgtgggtttaacccacactactgctattacgtacacgcgctactactaatgaaatagtagtagcgtgggtaacaaccaacgctactagtatcctatatactagtagcgctcaatttcctccccacgctactactaacttattaggaattaaaaaaataaaccaGTACACATCATTACAAATACAAGATTTATAGTAAACCAGCATTAGAACACATCCAGTAAGAGCATACATAATTGTGGGCTCCTATTTCATGGTTAACTGGACACCAAGCCAATAAGTGAGCCAAAACCCCATCATTATGCATTGGTACTCATGATTAACCACTTCAAAGAACATGCATGTATGTATGTCATTAACAA
This genomic window contains:
- the LOC123155744 gene encoding phospholipase D alpha 2; amino-acid sequence: MANLRLHGTINATIVGADNIHDRSRHTGIVPGFLGNIVQGVQETTGLGKGLPRVYAAIYLGSACVARTRTIAVPSTGIARWNEPLRAYCAHHAADVVISVMIEQLGLADDTVLGSAYLPALELLNSDDTINRWFDVLGANRKKLWDGPKIHVQINFRDVADQGLAWGGGIGIGGAKVPHTFFSQRTGCRVTLYQDAHASEEFDPKIQLDGGGLYKPGHCWEDLYDAISNARHLVYITGWSVFPHITLVRDGNQQETLGELLKRKANEGVHVLLLVWNDVSSIEGLYEAGLLGTRDEVTAKYFRGSRVQCVLCPRNMYVRGYIFDAKRPTDSIFYSHHQKAIVVDQELSSSSDGHRQIVSFVGGLDVSYGRYDTQSHSLFRTLGTGQAHSQDFNQVNFRDESATLEKGGPREPWHDIHTKLEGPVAWDVLHNFEQRWRIQGGDKEHLVDLVAIEGKVAPSSLPVTLPGDQEAWSVQLFRSIDNMATVGFPDSMEAAYEAGLVQDKHHVFERSIQDAYIHAIRAAKNFIYIENQYFIGSSFQWKSGVGIDPAAVQANHTIPRELSLKIVRKIEAGERFAVYVVVPMWSEGYPTHMYRQAMLDNQRRTMSMMYNDIAAALQAKNIDADPRDYLTFFCLGNREARNPEGGEYQPAKGPKDGTDYAKAQNARRFMIYVHSKMMIVDDEYIIVGSANLNERSMAGNRDTEIAIGAYQPHRINTDTELAKGHIHGFRMSLWYEHLGKTHDDFLRPGSLECVRRVNKMADEYWNLYVGDELTGDLPGHLLTYPVAVSKAGTTWMIPGFEFFPDTQARVLGKPTGHDDYYMST